Below is a genomic region from Triticum dicoccoides isolate Atlit2015 ecotype Zavitan chromosome 5A, WEW_v2.0, whole genome shotgun sequence.
cctgtcaaaggacattcatctgcagcgaagcttgaaggagcaatgaagactttgattttctatatcttcaatggcatcagcttcaatgctcaagacttcttcatcaggcagttggctgcatctggctccgacatttttgggttgaaattctatgctccatgggtcatgcgtcttatcaagcgtcactctgccttcaactatcagccgtctgcgcgcaatcatcttatattcttgccagaggttgatctgtcagttgaagctatttacccagagcctgctaaggatcccatttatcttcacaatgttgatcaccaaagcttcacccagcctattGAAGGAGTTCCGGCATTTTTTCGGGTTTATCCTCTtgctggcaacacacgtgcccctcgcgctcaaactgacgtcactggtagcaccattgtgcaaaggcctcgaaggcgatctcgtgtcctaaatgaccgagagcttctcgtcgcgctgcACCAGAAAaaggacaaacatcacgactggcttaagcgtcagatgcaaagcctcttggtggatgtcaaccgcattcgcaatcttgccaccaagaatgcctttgtcactcatgaaacctgtcggaggtcgtggaagagtttgaccttacttagtgctgaagctgatctgcaagacgatggcttcaccgaacggttcaagtttgactcaactcctcccagaaatgctcacttgcgtaggactccctcacttgaagactctgactactcgTCCTCAGTTGCGatagtgaatgccagagtcattgatgaccaagatgatgcaacttcacctcctccaacttcagcgcgtgtcgacaatgcaccaagttcttctgcaccaccggacctcaacgacgactctgctgcctcgcctgcacctcacgggaacgagtaggcgctctatgtattcaaacctttttggtcctcactgacaaaaagggggagaagcatatgagttgatagtcttcaagcgggtccatatgggtggttgctttactttttgctacttttgccaagtgcttacaactctcgttttcgatacatttggttctttgagttgtaacacttaaactcgatggtcgtctgctacttatttgctattctgtgatgcgatgataaattccgcatgtgcgatgataaattccgcacttaggtcattttgcagacgtccattttccattatgcatgccattatcttcgttacatcacATCATGCATGACgaattgtcatcataggttgaagaggatctccacaagtacaacctgccatgtgcatttgcattccaagagcaaattacttatatgcacatctttagggggagcctttgcaacttatgaagacaataccctatcctttacaatttcacatattttattccccgttgaaaacttcaaccagtttgtcatcaatcaccaaaaaggaggagattgtaagtgtatctagtgccacccctagttggttttggagtattgacgacaaacctggttgagggactaatgtgtttgtaagaattgtaggataacacaggtagaagtccctcattgattcggttttcctaccagagatgacccctaaaaatgtatgaagacattgaaatcaaaggtggtatgtgaagacattcacattgaagactatgacaagagaaaacatcgcgtgaagactatggagcgcgaagacttagcagtttcgtcgttctttttcttctttgatgagtcataggaaccactgtactgttaagtggggtccaagagaaccagtcagaatgactgaagtgatgcttaactgaaatcctatgtcttcgagtgaagactatgagagcaaatcttattcagagttggataagtcagcttagcttgtagcccaagtaaagttgtcgtgtgtgtttgaaatcggaccgttggaacacgtgtcagttccttagtgacccagggtcatttcgaacaaatcaggtcgggtttcctagtggctataaatagcccacccccttacaaccataaacggttggctgctcagagttagtgcacgacttttgtcgtttgagagcaacccacctcgaagcttttgagagagaattccttgtgaggataaagccctaaacacccagagccaaagagtgttaggcatcacttaagtcttcctgtctgtgtgatctgaagacttattacacttgaggactgtgaatcctccagccggttaggcgtcgcgttctgagcatccaagattcattgtggatcgccggtgaacgaagtctgtgaaggtttggaagtataccttgaagacttatcagagtgattgggcaaggactgtgtgttcttagctcaaggggaataaggtgaagacgcggtcttctgagttgaatctcagcctccctaaccagatgtacagttgtcacatcaactggaactggtccaacaaatcattgtcttcaacgagtcactggtttcatccttcccattcctgtacttactgttggccctggtgaagtcattgtatgattgcattatcttttgtcttcactgagtgactgcttgttctgattggcttcacactatcttcctacctgatctatacagcctagctgctattagtcgttgtgctttcacttcattgaatacttgactatggcttgcttagtgtagtctaccttccgctgcatgataataggtttatttctatcgtttgtcttcgaaacttccatgttttgaagactttcataaaaatcgtctattcaccccccccccctctagtcgatcactagcactttcagattCAAGTTTCACTTAAGCGTCGACATGTGTGGAGAATTAGATATGGAGATAGGGTTACTATTTGGAGTAGCCCATTGGTCCCATCGAGCTCCTGACAAGAACTGGTCTTACCCTTATATCTAAAGCAATTGATCTCATTGATGCAACCATGAGTGCTTGGGACAGGGATTTGGTTGAATCTATATTCTGGTGACCTAGCCAAGCCGAGCCGCCATTGGAGATCACCGTGTTGGATCCATGGTGGTGTGAAGGGGCGATAGCGACTATTATATGAGATGACAAAGGACATTTTATGGCAAACACTCACTTTGTTGCAAGTGCTCCATTGAGCACTGTATTTTGAATACCGACAAAAATGGTATGTCAAACTTTCAAAGAAATTTTAAAAAACATTCTACATGTTCATATGAACGTGCACATGTGCAAAATTTGATGATGAAATAAGCAACTATATGTGGAGCTACACAAAAACTACAAAACCATGATTTGGAAAGATGAACAATGCATGTACTGTTCACTATTTATAAATCATCATTTTGTCGGCCACAGTAGGCGACGTCCCCGCATTCCGCACCGCCTCGCCATTGCGACAACCAATGGCACTCGGCTGTCAAGCATGAGCGGGTGCCTCCTCCTCGGCCACGTGCTAGCACGTTGGAGTGGGGGTCATCCCCTCCGCCGTCGTGCACCCGCCTCGAGTACTATCTCGGTGGCAGCAGGTCGTCGTCCTCATCGGGACCCACAATGCCTTATCGAAGCGCAACGGAGCTGGGTTTGTTGCTCGACAGCGTTCACAGAAACACAGGTGACGTTGTCGCACGTCTTCGCCACCTAGTGCTCGTGGGAGGCCAAGGAGATCGACGTCAGCCATGGGTGTTGGATCATCCAGGACATTTTCAGCCAAGGACTCGTCGGAGCGAAAGCTTCGTCTCAAGGCCGAGTGAAGACAAAGCAAGGCAGAGGAGGATGCTGAATAGCAGGGTCGACGACACGACATCGCAATCAGGGATGGATGCTGTGGTGGCTGAGGCGGCTTCCGTGACTGGTGGGGCGGCGATGTCGACAACGACAACGATGGACGTGCTGGCACTCTCGAAGGTCAATGCCTAGGAGGTCGGATTTCACGTATTTTTATTTAACATATCAACCTCTTTAAATTTGACAAGTTTGCACGTGATATATTGAGCTAGACTATATTCTGTCTGAATTTCGTGTTTGAAATATTTGAAACGAAGAATTTTGATGGAGTCGTGCTATATAGACGACGCTGCACAGACGATTTGCAGACGACGCAGCTGATCTAGCCATCTCATGCACCAGAGCTGTACTGCTCCACCGTTTGATTTACAGTCGGCTGCATGTCGTTTGATTTTGATGGCTAACTTTGGACGACGCGTGTCAGCGAACGTTTGGAGGCGTCCTGTCGATGAACTAGCCTCGGATAAGCCTTTACGCGCGAGCGGTACCGACGTCGTCAGCAGGGTGGGCCGCCGCGCTGCCTCCCCTTTGACGAGCGGCGACGCGATCACCGCCTGCAAACCACAAAGCCTGTCGGTCGGCAATCGCACGCACAGCACGATGCCGCCCcttttccacccacagaccgatcATATGCGCCGATCGATCGATCGACAAACCCTGCACGCCATTCATTGAAGGCGGGCAGCGggaggatcagccggagcacacgcCGTCCCTGTTGCGCTACATCGACCGCACGGAGCAAAAGGACGGGGGGCCGAAGAACCCGACGGCGCTGTTCCCCTCTCGGGCCTCTCGCCGGCGGGCCGGACCCCGGCGAAAACCACGAGTCCCCACTGTGCCGCCGCATGGCGCACTACGTCGACGCGGACGTGGATCATGAGCGTAGCTTTTTCCCTTGTAGCCTAAAGCGGCGGCGCGTCGCAGCGCCGTTGTTACGGCGGGAGGGGGCACGGCGCGGTTAAAGCAAGCAGACAGGCAGGCAGGCGGTGGCCATCATCTGTCCGTCCGTCGCCACTTTTTTGCTGCAAAAAATCATCGGGCCCTTGACCGCTCGCTCGTCTTTGGCTGTCCATCCCCGACACGTACGGCACGTACTCCGTAGGGTCACGCGCACCGTGTATCCGATGATGGTGTAGCGTAGCGCCGTCGTAAAAGGTGAGGCGGCTCTGTTCGCCGACACTTTTTCACCGTGATCGATCCCTCGGTCCCTCCGACAGAATTACCACGCACGTACGTACAGTACATTCCAAAGGCCCGGCAAAAGCGGCACCCGTCCATCACAAAATAGTTGCACGTCGCGCGGGAAAGAGGCGACACGGCGTATGAGCTGCAGTCGCCGCTGTCGTTTGATCGCCCGTTCGATTTCAATTTTACCCCCAGGAGGAGGTAAAAGGCGGCAAAGAGAGTTGGTGGTTGCAAGGTCAGCAAGGCATCACGCGCGCGCCTCTCGGCCCGACCGGCGCCGCGGATCGGGACACCGTCGAGCGACCGCGGTAAAGCCGCGCGTGTCGGCGCCACCCTTATTTAACGCCCCGGCTTCCCGCCTCCCGGTCGTTTCAAACGGCTCCAAGTGGCCCAAGATGGTGCTGCCGACACGGAGCGgcgagccggaggaggcggaggcggaggtggagatgGACGATCAGCGCTCGACGCCGGCACGCGGCGCCCGGACGAGCAGGAGCCACAGCGAGGCGGAGCGCAAGCGGCGGCAGCGCATCAACACCCACCTCGCCACGCTGCGCAGCCTCCTCCCGTCGGCCTCCCAGGTGAGCTCGCTGCTTCCCATGCTCGTCATAGTCATCGTTGCGGTGATGATGCCAGCtgaaccgagccggacacgtttgacGGGCGTGCGCGCGCGCAGATGGACAAGGCGGCGCTGCTGGGCGAGGTGGTGCGGCACGTGCGCGAGCTGCGGGGCGACGCggacggcggcgcggtggcgggcgtGGCGGTGCCGGGGGAGAGGGACGAGGTGGGGGTGGAGGAGGAGCGCTGGGACGCGCGGGAGAGCGCCAAGCGCGTCAGGGCGTGGGTGTGCTGCGCCGACCGCCCGGGGCTCATGTCCGAGCTGGGCCGCGCCGTGCGCTCCGTCAGCGCCAGGGCGGTGCGCGCGGAGATCGCCACCGTCGGCGGGAGGACGCGGAGCGTCCTGGAGCTGGAGGCCGGGCAGGCCGCCGGCGCGTCCCGGCCGGCGCTGCACGCGGCGCTCCGCGCCGTGCTGCTCAGCCGGGAGGACGAGCTGCTCGCCGTGGAGGGCTACAAGAGGCAGCGCTTCTCGGCGCTCATCTCCCAGGGTTTAGGCAGCTAGTGACACCATGATGCTCTGTGCCAGCATGTTTAATTCACAAGCGTGTATCAACCTGTAGGATCAGTAGGCTTTTTATATATCACAGAATATTTAGTTTGATCTGTGTTTTCCGATTCAGCTTGGCTTTGCAATCACTGAACCATGTCCTTCAGGTTCTGTAATGGCAGTGTAAAAGTACAGGCACTGAGAGAAATTTAGACCAATGTCAGCACAGTATCCTCTGGATTTAACACATCAACCGGTTGCTGTTTGTTCGCCAGTGATGCACTGCAGAACAGAGAGTTGCTGATGCAGCATTATGAATGATAGCAGAACAGTCGCCCAGTACCGTTTGGAATCTTATCAGTACAGAGTCATGAAAAGGAGGCAAGAAATATTGCTCTCAGATAACAGAAATAAATAGGAATGgcaatgaactactccctccttcccgtAATATAGGAGCGCTTTTGACAAatgtcaaaaacactcttatattatgggacagagtacAAAGGAAGCGGTACGGATTCAAAATAGCATTGCATCACAGTTTTGCTTATTTGAGTCAGGCATGCATTCAAAATAATTATACACTGATAAAACAGACATTACAAAGCTGTATCTTATTGTTACAATGATACATCAAACATTATACAGATGCTACAACACAAGGTCTGCCAAATGAGGCAGCATTATACATTTGTTTCCTTTGACTATGGTTTTGCAGTTTTACTGGCCGCCATTTCACGATTCTAGACAGATAACGCACAGCAGCTGGATTGAATTCGCTTTGTCCCGGCAGTTTACAGGCTTTACTTTGGTAGTAATGTATTGTTCGCTGTGTCCAACTTTACTCCATTCCGGTTTTATTCCTCTGCAGTGAAAAGAGTTTCTTTGTCAatacaacctggagcaagttgcaaCGAATATAGCAAAAAAATGGCAGAGTAAAACCATGCTTAACCACAGGGAGCAGAGTGAACTTTACCAGAGTATAAATAATGCTTGTTCATTGATCAAGACCAGGTAGACCTGTTCTTTATGGCATACTTGCTGCCACCTTCCAGCCCTGGACGGTACACTAATGTCCACTTCTCAAATGTGCAATCAATAAAGTTGTAGTATCCCCCATGAAGGTTCAAATTCCCTTCCTTCACCCTTTCCTCTATCCAAGGGTATGTTAACAAGTTCAACAGTGAGCTATTAATTGATTCCTGCATCAAACAATTTATTCAATGTCAGACGATGGTTCCACTTTAGATAATAGGTAGACATGCCTCTAGGTTCAACTATCTCACATGCTCAAATTTCATGGAACCGTACATGTACATTGATCAAACATTTGAAACAATAGCCATTTGGCATGCATGTCGAGACAATTTTGACATGTAGAGCTACAAAACCACTGTATCTAATTCCAAAACTTGAATGCATATGAACTCAACCAACAAAGTAACCTTGAGTGCATGCTGTCTAACATCTTGAGATGATATGGAATAAATAAGGCCGTGCAAGAGACCAATCCAATGCACTACTCTGGAAGCAATATTTTCAGACAGTTCCTACTTCTTGCAATCACGCATCATACTGATATGAACAAAATCACCTTTTCGCAATGTCTGCACTGTGATTCAAAACTCAAATTTCCAGCTGCTGCTTCTGTGCTTAATCTTGCACTCTTCCCAAGTGAGACCCAGTCTCTGATAAAGGTTCTGTTCAATAAAAACAAACCAGGCTTGCATCATGTAAAAGTACATATACAGAATCTCGAAAGGAGAAATGGGGAGAGAATTGTACCTAGAGCTTCGATCGTCTTTCTTACTCTTCATACTCATTAGTGCCTGGATGCCACCACAACGACTATGACCTACCACCAACACATTAGGTACCTGAGCAAAGGAACACAATTGTTTCAATACTGGATACTTCGTTACAAATGATCTGTCACATGCATGGGAGGAAATAAAAATGAAAGCCATATGAAAAAAGATTCTTGCCTGAAGTGAGTTGACAGCAAACTCTAGTGCTGCAGTAGTCTCTGAAGCTCCATGCTTATATTGCAACATTATTTACTATCAGAACATCCCCAATAGAAACTGCATTGCTTTAAAAGTTTAACAAAACATAAAGATATGCTAAATTAGTAATACCTCATATGGTGGTACCAAATTTGCCACATTACGGACAGTGAATGCATCACCAGGCTGAAGCCCTAAAATACTGGTAGGGCAGACCCTGGAGTCAGCACAAGCAACCACCATGAACTGGACACAGGAACATGAAACCAAAAGCAATACAAATAAGGGGCAGTACAGTGAAAATTACGAAGATTTGGAATTAACATGACGCTATACCTCTGGTGTTTGCTGCTCAGCAAGTTTTTGATAATTGGTAAAATTTACCCTGACCACGTTACAAATACAGCAACGTCAAGAGACGAAGATATTCATCTAACTTATGAAAATGAATTATTCACTATGTACTATATGATCAACTTACACATAGTTTCGTTGCTTGAAGTCCGTGAACCTCTCTTTTAGTTGACTGAATGGATCATATCCTCCATCTGTCTCATCTACAGTATCATGTTGAAAATCTAGAAGTTGTCGGGTCAAGCCAGAATGATCTGTCGAGGCCTTTGTAGTACATGAGAAATCGCTCCTGCAGATGATATATACTTTATTATGGTGAGACATAATATACTACAACAGAATGTTCCTCATTAGATAAATCAAAGATTTAGAGCACGATTCATTTGATACCAAAAATTGGCATGCCGGCTAGTGATAGGTTGGTTACCGACTTTTCTTGCTGATCTCAGAACAGTTATCAACTTTTGGCAACTTATGATTTTGCCTACTGCTGACATCAAACCAATCATGCTCTTAATATCAAGTGGGCAAATTGTAAAATTCAGTGTTTTCCAGCACTACGTTAACTTCACAAAACATTCATTTCAGGCCTACTGCATTGCCTGTGTGTTAGCATTTCATTTCGATTTCAGAGATAGCACTACACAGTTGTGAGCATAATCGATCAACCAGCCAAGAATAGTCAACAAAACAAAATGTGTGCCCCAATTATATGCTTGTTTGAGTGAAAGAGAGATAACATTTCTACAGCCGATAGCCTAAAGGGCTAAACTGGAACTAATCATTAACATATCGACAGTAGAAATCCATGAGTAACTGTCCCAAGATATAATTTAAAATGCTACAGTATAGTATAGCCCAGGGCAGTAGTGAACTATGCATATCTAATTATCGTAGTGTTTCCCAGTAGAAAACAGTGCATCACAACAAATTACAATCTGAATCATATATCAGTGCGACAGAAAACATTAATCAAAGTTCCATAATTACACCGTTCCCTTCCTTAAAAGAATCGCACATGCCGAGATTTATTATTCCCCAATTTTGGATCTCTTTCGATCTTCCATAACACTGACGAAATACGAAGAACAGAGCTATGCACATTAAACTAGTGACACTGAGAATTGAGAGGCCAGCTAAATTAACCCGTAAAAACACTTGCATGCAAGCTACAGAGCTAGGCACCCAGAAACACAGCAGCTCCACATAAACATACAGACACTGCTCTAAAAACTTCTGATTTGTGCACGGCGTCACCACCCAGACAGAGAGCGAGAGTAGCAAAAACATATCAAAGCAGAAATTCAGCACGCCACAGATAACTAATTCTGCGGTCTGGCCACTCATCCAAAGTACCAAAGCTACAAAGCTCACGCCACAGACAGGATAACTAACTCACCGTCCAGATCCTGCCGCCCTCAGGGCAACGCCGCGCGCCCTGGAATCACCGATCTGCCGCGCCCCACGAAAGCCTTGAATCAGCAAAACGGGATCGCAAGGAGCCCCGGAGGCCCCGGAAATGGGCAAGAGGGGGAATCTCACTCACCGACACGGTGGCGCGGCTCCGGCCGGGGCCGGCGGCGCAGGGGGCCGGCGCGAGGGGGCGGCACGGGGAGGCGGGCCGGAGGAGACTGGGGGCCATGGGGTGTGGACGGGTAGGCGCCGGAAGGGGTCGTGGGGGTCTCGGGCATTTGAGGAGGGGCGGCGATGGCCGAGGCTTTTTACGGGGGCGCCGAGGACGGGCACGACGGCGATGCGACGGAGAAACCGAGGCCCGGGCGGTGCGGCGCCGAGGTGGGATTAAATTAGGGTCGTTGGGCCGTTGAGCGGCGGAAACGTCGACGACGGTTGGAAGGGGACTCGTTGGAGTACAGCTGTACGAGTGTGAAGGGGGATGACGCCTTGGGCGGTTGTCCCTTGGTTCGCTCTGATGGGACGATCCTGGCCGTTGGATTCCGCAGAAGTTGGAATGGGTGGGTGCCGTGTGTGGCTTCGCGGCCTTCTTTTGATTCCTGGGCCCACGCCCACGGGCCATGGCTTATCGAGTTGTAGAATGATTGGGCTGTGTCGACTGGAATACTGGATCACTGTCTTGTCAACCTACGTGTAATGTGTTGTTGCTCAAAAATAAAAAAGTGGCGTGTGTCAATGTTGGTttgtacttcctccgtttttatTTCCTTTGCATATTAGGGGGGTTTGTGTAAAGTCCAACTTCATATAAGAATGAAAAATATATTAACATATACATCACGAAATATATATCATCTGAATTCATCGTTGCATATGTTTTCACATCATATAAATTTGTTACTGTAAATGTTAATATTGTTTTCTATAAAATAGGTCAAACTCTATAAAGTTTGATTTTAGTCAAAGctgatatgcagagtaaataaaaaggaAGGGAGTACAAACTTACTGAATGTTAATGTTGAAAGATAAACATTAACTTGGAGTAGTTAGCGGTCGACACTCATTAGCAACGTATGATCATTATTTGTCGGCAAAAGGAGCAGATGGTTTCGTGTATCTTCCACAGAAACAGGATGGATGCTGGCTCGATCGAGCAGCACGAGAACGTCGAGAAGGGAGCGAACGAACTGGGCATTGGGTAGTCGGTACACGAGCATGCGATCAATTGCGAAGCAGAGAGAAGTCTCCGAACTGAACAATACATGACAACATTTCTTGATCAAACACAAGCTTAGTTAGCACGCTCACCGTCGAGGTCGACGGCGAGGCCAGTGATCGTCCTCCCACACGGCGGCCCGCTCCTCTCTATCCTCGACAGCAGGCGGCCTTTCTTGCCACGGTGCCGGTGCCGCCACCGCAGCCGAGCCCGCTGCGCGTGTGGCGGCAGCCAAGCGGCGAGCTGCTGATCGCAAGGACCACGGGAGCATAGAACACGGCAGCTGGAGACCCGCAGCCGCATGGGGGTAGAAAAACCGGCAACGAGTGGCGCGATGCGGTTCCGTGCGGTACAGTACGTGCTATGGATGATGGATGGATGGGTCGAGCTGGGTGGAGCGGACAGGTAGACGAAAGGAACGGGTTTGTTGGGCGCTGGCGGCGTGGACTGGACTGGACGTGTGGTGGCCGGAGGCGAGGGAGAAACCATGAACTCTCTTTAAAACTCGTGATGATTGACAAAAAAATGATTGAGAACGACGTGCGTGCTCCAAGGGCCGTGCGGATAGGAGCTCCGAGTCACGTACCAATCAATCTCCACCTTTGCGTACACGGGCGTTCGGACACGCAACTCCGCTTATACGTGAGCGGATTCTCTTCCTGCTCGTGGGTTCAGGGACGCTTCTGCTTTGCCA
It encodes:
- the LOC119301878 gene encoding beta carbonic anhydrase 5, chloroplastic-like isoform X2 produces the protein MLPWSLRSAARRLAAATRAAGSAAVAAPAPWQERPPAVEDREERAAVWEDDHWPRRRPRRSDFSCTTKASTDHSGLTRQLLDFQHDTVDETDGGYDPFSQLKERFTDFKQRNYVVNFTNYQKLAEQQTPEFMVVACADSRVCPTSILGLQPGDAFTVRNVANLVPPYEHGASETTAALEFAVNSLQVPNVLVVGHSRCGGIQALMSMKSKKDDRSSRTFIRDWVSLGKSARLSTEAAAGNLSFESQCRHCEKESINSSLLNLLTYPWIEERVKEGNLNLHGGYYNFIDCTFEKWTLVYRPGLEGGSKYAIKNRSTWS
- the LOC119297453 gene encoding transcription factor bHLH30-like, encoding MVLPTRSGEPEEAEAEVEMDDQRSTPARGARTSRSHSEAERKRRQRINTHLATLRSLLPSASQMDKAALLGEVVRHVRELRGDADGGAVAGVAVPGERDEVGVEEERWDARESAKRVRAWVCCADRPGLMSELGRAVRSVSARAVRAEIATVGGRTRSVLELEAGQAAGASRPALHAALRAVLLSREDELLAVEGYKRQRFSALISQGLGS
- the LOC119301878 gene encoding beta carbonic anhydrase 5, chloroplastic-like isoform X1; translated protein: MAPSLLRPASPCRPLAPAPCAAGPGRSRATVSIGDSRARGVALRAAGSGRSDFSCTTKASTDHSGLTRQLLDFQHDTVDETDGGYDPFSQLKERFTDFKQRNYVVNFTNYQKLAEQQTPEFMVVACADSRVCPTSILGLQPGDAFTVRNVANLVPPYEHGASETTAALEFAVNSLQVPNVLVVGHSRCGGIQALMSMKSKKDDRSSRTFIRDWVSLGKSARLSTEAAAGNLSFESQCRHCEKESINSSLLNLLTYPWIEERVKEGNLNLHGGYYNFIDCTFEKWTLVYRPGLEGGSKYAIKNRSTWS